One Maribacter dokdonensis DSW-8 genomic region harbors:
- a CDS encoding alpha/beta hydrolase gives MPVKPFPLSVILLLFNMVAGQTKISEEQFITIGGIEQWITINGNDITNPIILFVHGGPGSTMSHYKDEPFTNWEKEFTLVHWDQRGAGKTFGKNAPEEVNETFYQNNPLSIAEMTEDGIAVSTYLLERFNKNKIILIGTSWGSILGTLMAQKNPNLFHAYIGHAQFVHFSENIKNAYSEVYQIAQTKKDESIILKLKDLGQPPYSKAKTYGQLLRITKQYEKENAAPAPTSWFKIDPAYENNQDSKDRYNGDDYSFLNLVGDVDLGIKSMVQDINFNKTAQSFHLPVILIQGEGDILCSKKLNQSYFEKIRAPKKEYVLVSNAAHGLNEAIVKKQYEILKSLYIQK, from the coding sequence ATGCCTGTAAAACCATTTCCACTTAGTGTTATACTTTTATTATTTAATATGGTTGCTGGTCAAACCAAAATATCAGAAGAACAATTTATAACCATTGGTGGTATTGAACAATGGATTACCATTAACGGCAATGACATCACCAATCCAATTATTTTATTTGTACACGGTGGACCGGGTAGTACAATGAGCCATTACAAAGACGAGCCATTTACCAATTGGGAAAAAGAGTTCACCCTTGTACATTGGGACCAACGCGGGGCCGGCAAAACATTTGGAAAAAATGCTCCTGAAGAAGTCAATGAAACATTTTATCAGAACAACCCGCTTTCCATTGCAGAAATGACCGAGGATGGTATTGCGGTCTCTACATACTTACTTGAGCGCTTTAACAAAAATAAAATCATACTAATAGGTACCTCTTGGGGATCAATCCTTGGTACCTTAATGGCTCAAAAGAATCCTAATTTATTTCATGCGTATATTGGCCATGCACAATTTGTCCACTTTTCAGAAAACATTAAAAACGCCTATTCAGAAGTGTACCAAATAGCACAAACAAAAAAAGATGAATCCATAATTTTAAAACTTAAAGATTTAGGACAACCTCCTTATTCAAAAGCCAAAACCTATGGTCAACTATTACGTATAACCAAACAGTATGAAAAAGAAAACGCTGCCCCTGCTCCAACTTCATGGTTCAAAATAGACCCTGCATATGAAAACAACCAAGACAGTAAAGACCGCTACAACGGAGATGATTATTCATTTTTAAACCTTGTTGGCGATGTGGATCTTGGTATAAAATCAATGGTTCAGGACATTAATTTCAACAAAACGGCACAATCTTTTCACCTACCTGTCATCTTAATACAAGGTGAAGGTGATATTCTTTGTTCAAAAAAATTAAATCAATCTTATTTTGAAAAAATCAGGGCTCCAAAAAAAGAATATGTTTTAGTCTCCAATGCAGCCCATGGTTTAAACGAAGCTATTGTTAAAAAACAATATGAAATCTTAAAATCACTTTATATCCAGAAATAA
- a CDS encoding ThuA domain-containing protein, translating to MKNIMAIAFFSFLFISCGEKKKEIAEHIQSPKKIKALVIDGQNNHYVWPKTTMMIKDYLEQTNLFAVDIERMDSIWLGIKYNKTRPEAYESFIETYPLKDKTYQTSHSPIKTSDFSFNFDNYDVIISNLGADSPLWPVKTRVAFESYMKNGGGLVVIHAADNAWGEWEEYNKMIGLGAWGGRDEKSGPYVYYNEQGEIIKDTVVGVCGSHGPEYEFQITTRAAEHPIMKGLPEKWLHTPDEMYERMRGPFENATILATAYADVEKNAPPWDPNVPGLGQHVPQLMAINYGKGRVFHSTLGHFDYSMECTGFITTLQRGSEWAATGVVTQEIPKDFPSADASNSRPWK from the coding sequence ATGAAAAATATAATGGCAATTGCCTTTTTTAGTTTTCTATTTATTTCTTGCGGAGAAAAAAAGAAAGAAATAGCCGAACATATACAGTCACCTAAAAAAATAAAAGCCCTTGTTATTGACGGACAGAACAACCATTACGTGTGGCCAAAAACAACGATGATGATAAAGGACTATTTAGAACAGACCAATTTATTTGCAGTAGATATTGAAAGAATGGACTCTATATGGTTAGGAATAAAATATAATAAAACACGCCCCGAAGCTTATGAATCTTTTATTGAGACCTACCCTTTGAAAGATAAAACATATCAAACTTCTCACAGCCCTATTAAAACATCGGACTTTTCATTCAATTTTGACAATTATGACGTTATCATTTCCAACCTTGGTGCCGATTCTCCTTTATGGCCCGTTAAAACTAGGGTAGCTTTTGAAAGTTATATGAAAAATGGCGGAGGACTTGTGGTTATACATGCTGCAGATAATGCATGGGGAGAATGGGAAGAATATAATAAAATGATCGGATTAGGTGCATGGGGTGGCCGTGATGAAAAATCAGGACCTTACGTATACTATAATGAACAAGGAGAAATTATAAAAGATACCGTAGTTGGTGTTTGCGGTTCTCATGGACCAGAATACGAATTTCAAATTACTACAAGGGCAGCGGAACATCCTATCATGAAAGGTTTACCTGAAAAATGGTTGCACACACCAGATGAAATGTACGAACGTATGAGAGGACCATTTGAAAATGCTACTATACTAGCCACGGCATATGCCGATGTTGAAAAGAATGCTCCACCCTGGGACCCCAATGTTCCCGGCTTAGGACAACACGTACCACAATTAATGGCTATTAATTATGGCAAGGGTCGTGTTTTTCACTCCACACTAGGACACTTTGATTATTCTATGGAATGTACAGGCTTTATAACTACGCTTCAACGAGGATCTGAATGGGCGGCAACGGGAGTAGTAACACAGGAAATCCCTAAAGATTTCCCTTCAGCCGATGCCTCAAATTCTAGACCTTGGAAATAA
- the panB gene encoding 3-methyl-2-oxobutanoate hydroxymethyltransferase: protein MSTAKKEYKRVTVKSLVDMKKNGEKISMLTAYDYSMAKIVDAAKVDVILVGDSASNVMAGHETTLPITLDQMIYHASSVIRAIDRALVVVDLPFGSYQSDPKEALRSAIRIMKESGAHAVKLEGGAEIKESVKRILAAGIPVMGHLGLTPQSIYKFGTYTVRAKEEEEAEKLMEDAKLLQKLGCFGIVLEKIPAMLTKQVSENLTIPTIGIGGGKYADGQVLVVHDLLGMTHEFNPRFLRRYMNLYEEMGNAISNYVSDVKSQDFPNDDEQY from the coding sequence ATGTCAACAGCTAAAAAAGAATACAAAAGAGTTACGGTCAAATCTTTAGTGGATATGAAGAAGAACGGAGAAAAAATCTCCATGCTTACAGCATATGACTATTCAATGGCCAAAATTGTAGATGCTGCCAAAGTCGATGTTATTTTGGTTGGTGATTCTGCCAGTAATGTCATGGCGGGTCATGAAACTACTTTACCTATCACTTTAGATCAAATGATTTATCATGCTTCTTCTGTTATTAGGGCTATTGACCGTGCGTTAGTGGTTGTAGATTTACCTTTTGGAAGCTACCAAAGCGACCCTAAAGAAGCTTTGCGATCGGCAATTAGAATTATGAAAGAAAGTGGTGCACATGCTGTAAAGCTTGAGGGTGGTGCAGAAATTAAGGAATCCGTTAAAAGAATACTTGCAGCCGGTATTCCGGTAATGGGCCATTTGGGCCTTACACCACAATCCATCTATAAGTTTGGAACATATACCGTTCGTGCCAAAGAAGAGGAAGAAGCAGAGAAATTAATGGAAGATGCCAAACTACTTCAAAAACTGGGTTGCTTTGGTATAGTTCTAGAAAAAATACCTGCAATGCTCACAAAGCAAGTCTCTGAAAATTTGACCATACCTACCATAGGTATCGGTGGTGGTAAATATGCAGATGGTCAGGTATTGGTTGTTCATGATCTTTTAGGAATGACACATGAATTCAACCCACGTTTTTTACGTAGATATATGAATCTTTATGAAGAAATGGGAAATGCCATCTCCAATTATGTCAGTGATGTAAAAAGTCAAGATTTCCCTAATGATGACGAGCAATACTAA
- a CDS encoding RluA family pseudouridine synthase translates to MSKKTHSTVDNLQVLFEDNHLIIINKRPGDIVQGDKTGDQPLSDTVKAYLKIKYNKPGNVYLGVVHRLDRPTSGIVVFAKTSKALPRLNKMFAEKDAKKTYWAIVKNNPKEPEKRLVHWMKRNTKQNKSYANNKEVPDSKKAMLTYRTIKKLNHYFLLQIDLETGRHHQIRSQLSAIGSPIKGDLKYGFNRSNDDGSIHLHARKLRLTHPVKKKPLEIIAPPPNDPIWNACL, encoded by the coding sequence TTGTCAAAAAAAACACATTCTACCGTAGACAATCTTCAAGTACTTTTTGAAGACAATCACCTTATCATCATTAATAAGCGACCTGGTGATATTGTACAGGGCGACAAAACCGGAGACCAACCTCTTAGCGATACCGTTAAGGCATATTTAAAAATTAAATACAATAAACCTGGTAATGTATATTTAGGTGTAGTTCATCGTTTAGATAGACCTACATCTGGTATTGTGGTGTTCGCAAAGACATCAAAAGCGCTACCAAGATTAAATAAGATGTTTGCTGAAAAAGATGCAAAGAAAACATACTGGGCAATTGTTAAAAATAACCCTAAAGAACCGGAAAAAAGGCTGGTTCACTGGATGAAAAGAAATACAAAGCAAAATAAATCTTACGCAAACAATAAAGAGGTTCCCGATAGTAAAAAAGCGATGCTTACCTACAGAACCATAAAAAAGCTTAACCATTACTTTCTTTTGCAGATTGATTTGGAAACAGGTAGACACCACCAAATTAGATCACAATTAAGCGCTATTGGCTCGCCAATTAAGGGCGATTTAAAATATGGTTTCAATAGAAGTAATGATGATGGCAGTATACATTTACACGCCAGAAAATTACGTTTAACACATCCTGTAAAAAAAAAACCTTTAGAGATCATTGCCCCACCACCAAATGACCCTATTTGGAATGCATGTCTTTAA
- a CDS encoding DUF4252 domain-containing protein translates to MIKKLSILSVFLLITSCSSYNSIDSFYNAHKNDNQVTAIRVPQFMLTMISEISPEMKAMVGNTKDLRYMQFPSTTTSRTQFLNQQMNGITGNSFIEIFRKNDELKRNVVSVRERKNLVKEILIYNNNNQTGSFLYFNGDFDPAKVREMAKNEQFTKFGDNIINQFGASTPGINSQNK, encoded by the coding sequence ATGATAAAGAAATTATCGATTTTAAGCGTTTTCTTACTAATTACGTCTTGCAGCAGCTATAATTCAATTGATTCATTCTACAACGCGCACAAAAACGATAATCAGGTTACAGCGATTAGAGTACCACAATTTATGCTTACCATGATCAGTGAAATTTCACCAGAAATGAAAGCTATGGTAGGTAACACTAAAGATTTAAGATATATGCAATTCCCTAGTACAACTACTAGTCGCACTCAATTTTTAAATCAGCAGATGAATGGTATTACCGGAAATTCATTCATAGAGATATTTCGTAAGAACGATGAACTTAAACGAAATGTAGTATCTGTTCGTGAAAGAAAAAATTTAGTCAAGGAAATACTGATTTACAATAACAACAACCAAACCGGGTCCTTTTTATATTTCAATGGAGATTTTGATCCTGCAAAGGTTAGGGAAATGGCAAAAAACGAGCAATTCACCAAATTTGGAGATAATATCATTAATCAATTTGGAGCAAGTACACCTGGCATCAACTCCCAGAACAAATAA
- a CDS encoding DMT family transporter, with translation MKNNHFQHLLEINLAMLFISTSGALGRYVQLPVPVAIGARAILAFIALFLYCKWKGFGLKIYKKDTGVILLSGLLMGTHWIAYFYALKLSNVAIGMLSIFTYPVITALLEPFLLKTKFQLVHILLAVLVLTGMYFLSPTLNFEDSYTIAIGFGVFSALAYALRNILLKKKVSKYNGSMLMTYQTAIVGVILFPFLFTVTSEAIVAQWHVLVALAILTTAIGHTLFLMTFKHFNITTVSILSSIQPVYGIIIGAIFLSEIPRGTTIIGGILILSSVVIESIRSKKAT, from the coding sequence ATGAAAAATAACCATTTTCAGCATTTATTGGAAATCAATTTGGCCATGCTGTTTATTTCCACATCGGGGGCATTGGGTAGATATGTACAATTACCGGTGCCAGTGGCAATAGGTGCACGGGCAATTTTGGCATTTATTGCATTGTTTTTGTATTGTAAATGGAAGGGGTTTGGTTTAAAAATATATAAAAAAGATACAGGGGTTATCTTATTAAGTGGGTTATTAATGGGCACTCATTGGATTGCCTATTTCTATGCTTTAAAATTATCCAACGTAGCCATTGGCATGCTGTCTATTTTCACTTATCCTGTAATTACGGCTTTGCTAGAACCATTTCTCTTAAAAACCAAATTTCAGCTGGTACATATTTTACTTGCTGTTCTGGTATTAACCGGAATGTATTTTCTTAGTCCAACTTTAAATTTTGAAGATTCATATACAATAGCTATAGGCTTTGGTGTGTTTTCTGCTTTGGCCTATGCGTTAAGAAACATTCTTTTAAAAAAGAAAGTTTCAAAGTATAATGGGTCAATGTTAATGACCTACCAAACAGCAATAGTTGGGGTGATATTATTTCCATTTTTATTTACGGTCACTTCAGAGGCCATTGTGGCTCAGTGGCACGTGCTTGTGGCCTTAGCTATATTGACTACAGCTATTGGGCATACCTTATTTTTAATGACATTTAAACATTTTAATATTACTACGGTAAGTATTTTGAGTAGTATTCAACCTGTTTACGGGATTATAATAGGAGCAATTTTTCTTTCTGAAATACCAAGGGGCACAACTATTATTGGAGGTATACTAATATTAAGTTCTGTGGTTATAGAAAGTATACGTTCAAAAAAAGCTACTTAA
- a CDS encoding 2-isopropylmalate synthase, translating to MSKDIVQIFDTTLRDGEQVPGCKLDREQKLVIAERLDILGVNVIEAGFPVSSPGDFQSVEAISKLVKNATVCGLTRAVKNDIEVAAEALKYAKMPRIHTGIGTSDSHIKFKFNSNRDAIIERAVAAVSYAKTFVEDVEFYAEDAGRTDNEFLARVCEAVIKAGATVLNIPDTTGYCLPDEYGAKMKYLRENVKGIEKATLSCHCHNDLGLATANSIAGVINGARQIECTINGIGERAGNTSLEEVVMIMRQHPDLNLDTSINSKLLYDTSLMVSNKMGMMVQPNKAIVGANAFAHSSGIHQDGVIKNRETYEIIDPADVGVTESSIVLTARSGRAALAYRAKIVGYELTKTQLDQVYQEFLKYADVKKEVKDDDIHQIIETSKIDLQSIS from the coding sequence ATGAGTAAAGATATCGTACAAATATTTGACACTACTTTAAGAGATGGAGAACAAGTACCTGGCTGCAAACTAGACAGGGAACAAAAATTGGTCATCGCTGAACGCCTAGATATTTTGGGTGTAAATGTGATTGAGGCCGGTTTTCCCGTATCTAGTCCAGGAGATTTCCAATCTGTGGAAGCTATATCCAAACTTGTAAAAAATGCAACTGTTTGTGGCTTAACAAGAGCGGTAAAAAATGACATTGAAGTAGCCGCGGAAGCACTTAAGTATGCCAAAATGCCCAGAATACATACAGGTATAGGCACATCTGATTCTCATATAAAATTCAAGTTCAACTCAAATAGGGACGCTATAATAGAACGTGCAGTGGCTGCGGTCAGTTATGCCAAAACTTTTGTAGAAGATGTTGAATTCTATGCTGAAGATGCCGGTAGAACGGACAATGAGTTTTTAGCACGTGTATGTGAAGCCGTAATAAAGGCAGGAGCCACTGTATTGAATATACCTGATACCACTGGTTATTGTTTGCCCGATGAATACGGAGCAAAAATGAAATACCTTCGTGAAAACGTAAAAGGAATTGAGAAAGCAACACTTTCTTGCCATTGCCACAACGATTTAGGTTTAGCGACCGCCAATTCAATTGCAGGTGTCATCAATGGTGCCAGACAAATAGAATGCACCATAAACGGAATTGGAGAAAGAGCTGGTAATACTTCTTTAGAAGAAGTGGTCATGATTATGCGTCAGCACCCGGATTTAAATTTAGACACCAGTATAAACAGCAAATTGTTATACGACACTAGCTTAATGGTTTCCAATAAAATGGGAATGATGGTTCAACCGAACAAAGCAATTGTTGGAGCCAATGCCTTTGCCCACAGTTCTGGAATTCACCAAGATGGAGTAATTAAAAATAGGGAGACCTATGAAATTATAGACCCTGCAGATGTAGGTGTCACAGAATCTTCAATTGTGTTGACCGCCAGAAGTGGTAGAGCAGCCTTGGCCTATAGAGCAAAAATTGTGGGTTACGAATTAACCAAAACACAACTAGACCAAGTATACCAAGAGTTCTTGAAATATGCCGACGTTAAAAAAGAGGTGAAAGACGATGACATTCATCAAATAATTGAGACCTCAAAAATAGATTTACAAAGTATAAGCTAA
- the leuB gene encoding 3-isopropylmalate dehydrogenase, with translation MHLDIAVLEGDGIGPEVVAQSIKCLRSVEETFGHSFTFKNGLIGASAIKQTGSPLPKETLKLCKSTDATLFGALGLPEFDDNPKAKVWPEQGLLKLRKKLGLFANIRPVKVFPSLVRQSPLSKTQVQNTDLIIFRELSGGIYYGNKSNDEDKNSATDTCTYTESEISRIAHLAFKSARSRKKKVTLVDKANVLETSRLWRRVVRAISESYPDVELNCLFIDNAAVQMILNPSQFDVILTDNMFGDILSDQGSVIAGSIGLLPSASVGLEHAMFEPIHGSYPDAAGKNIANPVASILSVAMLLQHFKMNEESDAVVAAVLKSFSKKIVTPDILGSSKYGTNYVGDFIADNIMELDGSFNINDENIGLGKSTII, from the coding sequence ATGCATTTAGATATTGCTGTTTTAGAGGGAGATGGTATTGGACCAGAGGTTGTTGCACAATCTATAAAGTGCCTGCGTTCTGTTGAAGAAACTTTTGGGCATAGTTTTACATTTAAGAACGGTCTAATTGGTGCATCAGCCATTAAGCAGACAGGCAGCCCTTTACCTAAAGAAACTTTAAAACTTTGCAAAAGTACAGATGCTACTCTTTTTGGTGCTTTGGGCCTTCCTGAATTTGATGACAATCCTAAAGCCAAAGTATGGCCAGAACAAGGTCTTTTGAAATTACGGAAAAAATTAGGGCTGTTTGCCAATATTAGACCCGTAAAGGTGTTCCCTTCATTGGTAAGGCAATCACCACTTTCAAAGACACAAGTTCAAAATACCGACCTAATTATTTTCAGGGAATTATCAGGCGGAATCTATTATGGTAACAAATCCAATGATGAGGATAAAAATTCAGCAACGGACACTTGTACCTACACTGAGTCTGAAATCAGTAGGATAGCCCACCTAGCCTTCAAATCTGCCAGGTCTAGAAAGAAGAAGGTAACATTGGTAGACAAGGCTAATGTTCTTGAAACATCTCGTTTATGGAGACGCGTAGTTCGTGCTATTTCAGAAAGTTATCCAGATGTGGAATTGAATTGCCTATTTATTGATAATGCTGCGGTTCAGATGATTTTAAACCCATCACAGTTCGATGTTATTTTGACCGACAATATGTTTGGCGATATACTATCTGACCAAGGAAGCGTTATTGCCGGATCTATTGGGTTACTGCCTTCTGCTTCAGTTGGGCTAGAGCATGCCATGTTTGAACCTATTCATGGATCTTACCCTGATGCAGCCGGTAAAAACATTGCAAATCCAGTAGCCTCTATTTTAAGCGTCGCAATGCTATTGCAACATTTTAAAATGAACGAGGAATCTGATGCAGTAGTAGCAGCGGTCTTAAAATCTTTTTCTAAAAAAATAGTAACACCAGATATATTAGGAAGCTCTAAATATGGGACCAATTATGTTGGTGACTTTATTGCTGATAACATTATGGAATTAGATGGTAGTTTTAATATTAACGATGAAAACATAGGCTTAGGTAAATCTACCATTATTTAA
- a CDS encoding TlpA family protein disulfide reductase translates to MRISIAVLFVFMVLVGCKEEKVVKNLAEGNWLVELEVMDNQVLPFNLKVEKNINGDYEMNIINADEVIRIDEVEVKGDSIFMYTPVFEGYLAGTFTDSTIEGQFIKESLDRIVPFKAIHGVNERFKVANKKGKENVTGIWETYFSPNLEEEYVGKGIFLQEGHKVTGTFRTTTGDYRFLDGVMDGDSLKLSAFDGAHAFLFTAKVTDSSMNGVFYSGNHFKEPFVATRNDDFELPDPDSLTFLNEGYDKLAFTFPDSNGDKVSLSDDRFHNKVVIVQLMGTWCPNCLDETKFLVEYMAENKDIEVIGLAFESAKTEDKAFKGIQRLKDRIGVGYPILLAQYGTYDKFKAQEKLPMLNHVLSYPTTIFIDKKGNIRKIHTGFNGPATGEKYIEFKKEFNELVTQLNNE, encoded by the coding sequence ATGAGAATAAGTATTGCAGTACTTTTTGTGTTCATGGTATTAGTAGGTTGTAAAGAAGAAAAGGTGGTTAAAAACTTAGCTGAGGGCAATTGGTTAGTTGAGCTAGAAGTAATGGATAACCAAGTGTTACCTTTTAACTTAAAAGTTGAAAAGAACATAAATGGTGATTATGAAATGAATATTATAAATGCCGATGAAGTTATACGAATAGATGAAGTGGAAGTTAAGGGAGATTCTATTTTTATGTATACACCGGTTTTTGAAGGATATTTGGCGGGCACTTTTACAGATAGTACCATTGAGGGGCAATTTATTAAAGAAAGTCTAGATAGAATAGTTCCTTTTAAGGCAATTCATGGTGTTAATGAAAGGTTTAAGGTTGCAAATAAGAAAGGTAAGGAGAACGTAACCGGCATATGGGAAACTTATTTTAGTCCTAATTTGGAAGAAGAATACGTAGGTAAAGGTATTTTTTTACAGGAAGGACATAAGGTAACCGGAACGTTTAGAACTACTACGGGAGACTATAGGTTTTTAGATGGTGTAATGGATGGCGATTCTCTTAAATTATCTGCATTTGATGGTGCCCATGCTTTTCTGTTTACCGCAAAAGTTACGGACTCTAGTATGAATGGTGTTTTCTATTCTGGAAATCATTTTAAAGAGCCATTTGTGGCTACTAGAAATGATGATTTTGAACTTCCGGATCCAGATTCACTTACATTTTTGAACGAAGGTTATGATAAATTGGCATTTACCTTTCCGGATAGTAATGGCGATAAGGTTTCATTGTCAGATGATAGATTTCATAACAAGGTCGTTATTGTGCAATTAATGGGAACCTGGTGCCCAAATTGTCTAGATGAAACAAAGTTTCTAGTGGAATATATGGCTGAAAATAAAGATATAGAAGTCATAGGGCTAGCTTTTGAGTCGGCAAAAACAGAAGATAAAGCCTTTAAAGGCATTCAGCGTCTAAAAGATAGAATAGGGGTGGGTTACCCAATTTTACTTGCGCAATACGGTACTTACGATAAATTTAAAGCTCAAGAAAAACTACCTATGCTTAATCATGTGCTGTCGTATCCCACAACCATTTTTATCGACAAAAAAGGTAATATTAGGAAAATTCATACCGGTTTCAACGGACCGGCAACAGGGGAGAAGTATATTGAATTTAAAAAGGAGTTCAATGAATTGGTGACCCAATTAAATAATGAGTAG